In the genome of Gadus morhua chromosome 14, gadMor3.0, whole genome shotgun sequence, one region contains:
- the usp10 gene encoding LOW QUALITY PROTEIN: ubiquitin carboxyl-terminal hydrolase 10 (The sequence of the model RefSeq protein was modified relative to this genomic sequence to represent the inferred CDS: inserted 5 bases in 5 codons; deleted 1 base in 1 codon), translating to MASHSNQYIFGEFSPDEINQFFVTPRCYVELPPFNDKVPCVSQSTGSHCTPAVPYIMESLRRQVCAEDYQPIAFGVDEVMDTTPIGVKDPLFKVSSTLNPQAPEFILGCPSTQSSLQAAGPPADVMDCVHFDMLDGPDSMVSAVANHQDCQDMDGMSGGLGPRERRKKKKRPPGYYNYLEGSPGTEGRGGTMADGLPVPGLLNGHAXGAPNHGVDNVVAQALSGAELCSSGPVXVATPTAAAAQASFAPAATVDQRTCVSPGLSSLDLTGRAASYXDGNHAASSSSASSQSSGLTEEPPAADQQPDLLSRQSPKRPDSGTQSPSPCPVSPVPPAASAAGPLPSSEPAAPPPPEEAGDFGVANGLAGPDAVDGTEGPAEERCEASGPVQPASPDSAAPLVSEQLHASSAPSANPPKSWXSLFHKSKPPPXGPQAFVEVKNVVEVVAPSLWCQSKPEKAGEVKESPVHVSEDPLAPKLAELIDNVKLIHKPVSLQPRGLINKGNWCYINATLQALIACPPMYHLMKSIPLHNDSKRLCTSTPMIDNFVRLVNEFNNMPVPSKPKHQAAGDKLVKDIRPGVPFEPTYIYRLLTLIKSSLSEKGRQEDAEEYLGFTLNGLHEEMLALKRLISPHEDESPTRNGPAAQPEEDQAADKQEEESEEEWEQVGPRNKTSITRQADFVSTPITDIFGGPVRSVVYQQNSKESATLQPFFTLQLDIQSEKIRTVQEALETLVARESVQGYTSKTKQEIEISRRVTLEELPPVLVLHLKRFVFEKTGGCQKLTKHIDYPVDLEISKDLLSTGVRSKVVKGLRMYRLFAVVYHHGNSATGGHYTTDVFHIGLNGWLRIDDQAVKVINQYHVVKQSAERSAYLLYYRRVDLL from the exons TACATCTTTGGGGAATTTAGCCCTGACGAAATCAATCAGTTCTTTGTAACTCCACGCTGTTATGTTGAG CTTCCTCCATTCAATGACAAAGTCCCCTGTGTCAGTCAGTCAACTG GAAGTCACTGCACTCCTGCTGTACCTTACATTATGGAGTCTTTGAGACGGCAGGTTTGCG CAGAAGACTACCAGCCCATTGCGTTTGGCGTGGACGAGGTGATGGACACTACTCCCATTGGGGTGAAGGACCCCCTCTTCAAGGTGTCCAGCACCCTCAACCCCCAGGCCCCAGAGTTCATCCTGGGCTGCCCGTCCACACAGAGCTCCCTGCAGGCCGCCGGCCCACCGGCCGACGTGATGGACTGCGTCCACTTCGACATGCTGGACGGTCCCGACTCGATGGTGTCCGCTGTCGCCAATCACCAGGACT GCCAGGACATGGACGGCATGTCTGGAGGCCTCGGGCCTCgggagagaaggaaaaagaaaaaacgtccCCCGGGATACTACAACTACCTTGAGGGGTCTCCCGGG ACGGAGGGGCGTGGTGGAACAATGGCAGACGGCCTGCCCGTGCCAGGGCTGCTGAATGGACATG TCGGTGCCCCAAACCACGGTGTTGACAATGTGGTTGCCCAAGCGCTGTCGGGCGCCGAACTCTGTTCCTCTGGCCCCG TTGTTGCCACACCGACGGCTGCGGCGGCGCAAGCCAGTTTTGCCCCCGCGGCCACAGTCGACCAGAGGACTTGTGTTAGCCCTGGCCTCTCCTCTTTGGACTTAACGGGCCGAGCCGCCTCTT TGGACGGTAACCACGCGGCGTCCTCGTCGTCCGCCTCCTCTCAGAGCAGCGGGCTGACCGAGGAGCCCCCGGCGGCCGATCAGCAGCCAGACCTTTTGAGCCGCCAGAGCCCCAAGCGCCCGGACAGCGGTACAcagagcccctccccctgcccggTGTCCCCCGTACCCCCCGCGGCGTCAGCGGCCGGCCCCCTACCCTCCTCGGAACCCGCCGCCCCCCCACCGCCGGAGGAGGCCGGGGACTTCGGGGTGGCCAACGGGCTGGCTGGACCCGACGCCGTGGACGGCACGGAGGGGCCCGCGGAGGAGCGGTGCGAGGCGTCGGGGCCCGTTCAGCCGGCTTCCCCAGACTCTGCAGCCCCGCTTGTGTCCGAGCAGCTTCACGCGTCGTCCGCCCCTTCGGCCAACCCTCCCAAATCCT CTAGCCTTTTCCACAAGTCCAAGCCTCCGC GGGGGCCTCAGGCGTTTGTGGAGGTGAAGAACGTGGTGGAGGTCGTGGCGCCCTCCCTGTGGTGCCAAAGCAAACCGGAGAAAGCCGGGGAGGTCAAAGAGAGCCCTGTCCATGTGTCAGAGGATCCTTTGGCCCCTAAACTTGCAG AACTTATTGACAATGTGAAGTTGATACACAAACCAGTGTCTTTACAACCAAGGGGACTGATCAACAAGGGGAACTGGTGTTATATCAACGCT ACCCTACAGGCGCTGATTGCATGCCCACCCATGTATCACTTAATGAAGTCCATTCCTCTGCATAATGACTCCAAGAGACTTTGCACCTCCACACCCATGATAGACAACTT TGTTAGGCTTGTAAATGAGTTCAACAACATGCCCGTGCCATCAAAACCCAAACATCAAG CTGCTGGTGATAAGCTAGTGAAAGACATTCGACCAGGTGTACCCTTTGAGCCAACGTACATTTATAGGCTACTTACACTCATCAAGTCAAGTCTCTCCGAGAAG GGTCGGCAAGAGGATGCAGAGGAGTACCTCGGCTTCACCCTCAACGGACTGCACGAGGAGATGCTGGCCTTGAAGAGACTCATCTCGCCTCATGAAGACG AATCCCCAACCCGCAATGGGCCCGCGGCCCAGCCCGAAGAGGACCAGGCTGCGGACAAacaggaggaagagagcgaggaggagtgggagcagGTCGGACCCCGAAACAAGACCTCCATCACACGCCAAGCTGACTTTGTCAGCACTCCCATCACTGATATTTTTGGGGG CCCTGTTAGATCCGTGGTGTACCAGCAGAACTCTAAGGAGTCAGCCACCTTGCAGCCCTTCTTCACCCTGCAGCTGGACATCCAGTCCGAGAAGATCCGCACGGTTCAGGAGGCCCTGGAAACCCTGGTGGCCCGGGAGTCGGTCCAGGGCTACACTTCCAAGACTAAGCAGGAG ATTGAGATCAGTCGGAGAGTGACTCTGGAAGAGTTGCCCCCGGTGCTGGTTCTCCATCTCAAGAGGTTTGTGTTTGAGAAGACTGGAGGTTGCCAGAAGCTGACCAAACACATTGACTACCCTGTCGATCTGGAAATCAGCAAAG ATCTGTTATCCACTGGAGTGCGGAGTAAAGTGGTGAAAGGCCTCAGAATGTACAGGCTATTTGCAG ttGTCTATCACCACGGAAACAGTGCAACGGGCGGCCATTACACTACAGATGTCTTCCACATTGGTCTGAACGGCTGGCTGCGCATCGACGACCAGGCTGTTAAAGTTATCAACCAGTACCACGTGGTGAAGCAATCTGCGGAGCGCAGTGCATACCTGCTGTACTACCGCCGGGTGGACCTGCTGTAG